In the genome of Variovorax sp. PAMC26660, the window GATCTGTACGCCACCGTCGACGCACTGCGCGCCAAGGGCGTGACGCTGCTCGACACCATCGACACGTATTACGAACTGGTCGACAAGCGCATTCCAGAGCACGGCGAGAGCGTTGCCGAATTGCAAAAGCGCAAGATCCTGATCGACGGCAAGAAGGACGCGCTTCTGCTGCAGATCTTCAGCGAGAACCAGCTCGGCCCGATCTTCTTCGAGTTCATCCAGCGCAAGGGCGACGACGGCTTCGGCAACGGCAACTTCAAGGCGCTGTTCGAGAGCATCGAGCTCGACCAGATGCGCCGTGGCGTGTTGAGCGCCGCAAAATAAGGGCCTCTTCACTGCTTCAGGAGCCCGGCATGCGCAGCACGTCTTCGATCGGTCTGACCTTCATCGCGGCGGCTGCCGCCGTTCTTTCGGGTTGCGCCATGCCGCCATCGACACCGGCGGCAACGCCGGTGTCCGGCTCGCACCTGGACGCGGTGCAGAAGGCCGCCGTGCTGCGCATCTGCACGCCGGGCGACTACAAGCCCTTCAGCTTCCAGAAGACGGATGCCTCTTTCGAGGGCATCGACGTCGACCTCATGACGGGCTTCAGCGCCAGCCTTGGCGCGAAGCCGGAATGGATCAAGACCACCTGGGCCAACCTGCTGCCCGACCTTGCCGCCGGCAAGTGCGACATCGCGGTGGGTGGCGTGTCGGTCACCACCGACCGGCAAAAACGCGCCTTCTTCAGCGCCCCCTACATGGTCAACGGCAAGACGCCGATTGCGCGCTGCGCCGACGTGGCCAAGTACCAGAGCGTGGCCGCCATCGACAAGCCGTCGACCCGCGTGATCTTCAACCCGGGCGGCAGCAACGAGCGCTTTGCGCGTACCAATTTCAAGCAGGCCAAGCTGACGCTGCACGGCGAGAACGTGACGATCTTCGACGAGATCCTTGCCAATCGAGCCGACGTGTTCGTG includes:
- a CDS encoding transporter substrate-binding domain-containing protein, with the protein product MRSTSSIGLTFIAAAAAVLSGCAMPPSTPAATPVSGSHLDAVQKAAVLRICTPGDYKPFSFQKTDASFEGIDVDLMTGFSASLGAKPEWIKTTWANLLPDLAAGKCDIAVGGVSVTTDRQKRAFFSAPYMVNGKTPIARCADVAKYQSVAAIDKPSTRVIFNPGGSNERFARTNFKQAKLTLHGENVTIFDEILANRADVFVTEAAEAITQQKLKPGLCAINPDKPLQYGEMAWMLPRDDVAFKSYVDQWLHLQQAGGDFQRVMDRWLK